The Acidithiobacillus ferrooxidans ATCC 23270 genomic interval ATATCCGTATAATCAGCAACATAAAGCCCCTTGAGAATGCTGGAAAGATCATAGGAGAAGCCCAAATCCATCGACCAGAGTTTCTGATTGGGAACAGCTTCACCCGTTGGAAAGCCGTATGCACCATTATAGGAGTAAACACTCCCCCCAAAGCCATAACGAACCAGATACCGAATAAAGCTGGCGTTGAACTTGAGCTGGTTGGCAAAAAAACCAAAGTTGGACGCTATGCCATACGCATACCCAGGGCCATAATCCGAAATACCGGTTTGCATGGTAGTGGTATAAAGTGTCCCGCTGATATCATTGTACGGATGAATCATGCCGCCATGTCGAAAAGAATTATAATTTCTGGGACTATAATCTGCTACCAGTGCCACATTATCATCGTAATTTGTACCGAATTTCACCCCGATTCGACCGCCGTAGACATGGGCATCTACCGAATCTGCATTTAACGCATTCAAGAAGCTTGTACTTACTCCTGAATTTCCTTCGGAAACCATCTGGAAATTTCCAAACAAGGAAACGCCGTTGGAGATCGGACGGCTGATTTCAGCCTCTCCGTAACACATATTGGCAAAACCATAAAAATGGTAATCCCAGACCTGGAGTTCCAGATGGTTACCTAAGAATGGGGTTTGGTAGCGTGCTCCTAACACGTAGAAACCATTGGTATGCGCACTGGTATACCGATTACCCGTGGTGAACGTTGCACTGAAACGACTGGCATAACTGTACATACGTGCAGCCATGAAACTCAGTGTTGCGGGTGAACCACCAATGGCTAAAGGACTGTTGCCAGACCACTGTTCATCCTTGGGGCGACCAATGATGTCCACGACTGTACTGATCCCAGTAAAAGCCCGTGGATTATACGTATAATCATCCCAGTTGGCATAAGGAGTATTGATAAACTGACGGCCACCCCGGATGACAAAAGGACCATGGTGATATTGCAAATAGGCCTGGCGCACTATGGCGATGCCATGACTGGGATAAGGGCCAGTCAGTTCCGGATCTTCATGCTGATAAAAACCGGTCCAGGTGGCAAAATCTCCGCCGACCCCCAGACTGAATCCTGCAAATTGTGGACTGTGCACATATAGATGACCGCCCAGAGCGAGCGAATGCGTGTCTTGTCCCGTATGAGCATGATTCAGATAGCTGAAATTAATAATCCCCAACATCGCGGAAATTCTGCTGTCGGAAATAGCACTGTCGATGAGGGCGTTGGAAGGGATCAACGAACTTGAGGGCGTCCCCGCCGTGGATAATGCGGGCATCCCAAGACTAATGACACATAATACGGCCATACTACAGGCCAGACTATTTCTGGATGGGTTTCTTCCGGAAAGTGCACTACGAAATCCATATTTATACTTTTTAATCATGGAATTCTTCTTACCCCAGACCCACGAACCAGCGGAACAGCAGGTTGTAATCCATCTGCTCCATCAGTTACCGCTCCGGGCGGATGCTGAAAAAGACTTGCAGCAGCAAGGCACGAAGGAGATGCCCCGGGGGAATGGAAGGACAGCCAAGGTGTGAATAGATGCGCCTGAAATGACCGTCCAGTTCCGCAAGGGACAGGTCCACGATCACCCGAATGACACGTAGAGGATGATCCGCAGGAACCCGCTGTTCCGGCGACAGATAGCTGAACATGCTCTGTGTCTCCACTTTGCCACTGCGCATCCCTTCGTCCTCCAGATTCCTAAGCTCGGGCAATTATATCACGGCCTTTTTCAGTAGCCTCCTAGGGATTGAGTGGGTGGAAAATGAGAAGTTGTCGTGAAGATATGTCTACTCCTCAAGTCGCTGTGTCCTTGTGGTTCGTCGGGGTGGGGAGAAGAGTGTGGTCACGCTATGCATAATCTCACCGCACCAAAAGCAAATGAAGCAAAAAATTACACAATCCGGGCCTCAAATTATAGACTATCCTCGATCTGCTCCAGGGTCTTACCCTTTGTTTCTGGTACAATCCATAGGGTGAACAGGATCGCCAAAACAGTCATTGACGCATAAAATATGAAAGTAGGGCCGCGTCCAATCATCAATAACAAGTCTAGGAATATACCGGAAATCACCATGTTTGAGACCCAATTGGCAACGGTTGCAATACTCATGGCCCTACCTCGGATAGCGAGCGGAAAAATCTCAGAGATCATCAGCCAGAAAATAGGTCCAAGGCCAATAGCAAAAAAAGCGACAAAGATAGCAACCATGCCCACGATGATATAAGCCAGTGCACCGTGAAGCTGTATCATGAATCCAATACCAATAACAATAAGACTGACCAGCATACCACAGAGGCCAAAAAGCAGAATTTTGCGGCGACCGGCGGTATCCAGTAACCGCATTGCGACGCTTGTCATGATCACATTGACGGCACCAATACCTACGGTGGCGAGAATGGAAACCGAAGCCGAGGATAAACCGGCATCCTGAAAAATGGTCGGTGCAAAATAAATAACCACATTGATGCCCGTTATTTGCTGAAAAACTGCCAGACCGATGCCAATAATCAGTGGCTTACGAACCTTACGTTCCAGAAGTAACGACCAGGGTGCTGCCCGACGGCTGCCCTCAACAACATCGCGACGTAGATCTCCAAGCTCTTCGGAAACATCCTGACGTCCCCGCAAAAAACGAAGTCCTGCCGTCGCCTTTTCTATAAGATCACGCCCCGCCAACCATCGCGGACTTTCCGGCAGGATCATCATCCCCCCAAGCAAGATGAAGCCGGGAATGGCACCAATTGCCAGCATCCATCGCCAACCATCGGTGACACCAGAGAGCATATAATCAACTACATAGGATAGAAAAATACCCACGGTAATATAAAATTGATTGATGGTTACAATGGCACCGCGCCAATGCGCCGCTGTGATTTCTGATAGGTACAGAGGGGTAATCATGGAAGACACCCCAATGGCGGCTCCTACCATAACCCGGCCCAGGAAGAGAACGGGTATGGTCCAAGCCACTGAGGCCAAAATCGCACCTGCTGAGAAGAGAACGGCGGCAACGATCAGTACGGCGCGACGTCCGAAAGCATCTGCAAGTGCTCCGGCAAATGCTGCGCCCACGGCGGCAGCGGCCAGTGCGATTGCAACAAATAGCCCCTTCATGCTTGCATCAAAGTGAAAAACATGATTTAAAAACAAGAGAACACCAGCTACGACACCTGTGTCGTAGCCAAATAGCAATCCACCGAGCCCAGCGACAATTGCAATCAAAATAAATCGCCAGTCCTTCCTGGGTTGGCGTGTCTCTGTCTCGCGCATCCGATAAATCTCCTCATGAGAACTTATGGGCATTTTCAATATCTTTTTGTATGATTCCCCGCTAGTTGCAGAGAACGCAATCACGCTTGTGGCCAGGATAATACCACGCAGATTGTTGCATGAACTTTTATTCTAACGTGCAACGCCTAAGTGCAGGTCGATAGCGGTAGAGAAATTCGGAGAGTTCTGGAACAGTCACTTTGAAATACAGGTTGCCGCAAAAAAACAGAGTCGGTATGGAGCACATCCAGGGAAAAATCAACGCAAGTCCTTTTCAGGTTTAGCTGTCTCAACCCGGTTCTTCGTCATTTCAAGCCCGGGCCTTCATCCACCTCTGCGATGCCGTTCGCTGCATCGAATTGGCCGTCGATCATCCTACGGCACCTGGTGAGCGGGTCCGGGTTTTCAATCAGACCACCGAGACCCATCGTGTTCGGGATTTGGCGCGATTGATCCATACCCTGACCGACATCCCCGTGGAATTTGTGGATAATCCCCGCAACGAGCGGGTCGAGAATGAATTGCGGGTGGCAAAACCAGGGCCTGCGGAATCTGGGACTGGAGACCGTCACTCGCTCAGCATTGCCAGAATTAACAGCATTTTTAGAATTACTCACCGCACCCAATGCGGGTGTCCAAAGTCGGCTTAGGATCTTGGTCACGCTTCCCGGCTCAATGGTCTGCAAGGCCAGCCAGCGCCTTGGGATGGGCATACCAGCGCAGCATACCGCTCAACGCGTTGTCCTCATCCAGGTCCACCGCCAGCGCCGCTGCGGTCTTGATCGGCAACACGGCACCCGTGAGGCGTTCCGCCCAGTTTCCCAGATGGGGCTGATGACCGACCAGGATCAAGGCCTTGGGCTGGGGATCCAGATCCCGCCAATCGCTGGCGAGAACCTCCAGATCGCCCGCCGCTATGGCGTCGTGCTCCCGAATCTTTTTAACCGCAAAGGCATTGGCTAGGATATCGGCGGTCTGGCGAGCACGTGGCAAAGGGCTGGTCCAGATCACCACCTTCCCTGACACGCAAAGTCGCAATCCTTTCGCCATCCCCTTTACCGTCGAACGTCCTGTAGTGGTCAGTTCCCGCTCAAGATCAGATGGCCGCGCCGCCGGGTCTTCCGCCTTGCCATGCCGCACCAACACGAGTTGCATCACCTACTCCTCCTCCGAACCAAAGCAAACCATGGCGAACGGAAAACCCGCTAAAAAAGAAAAGGCGTTCGTGAACTTCCACGAACGCCTACCAACTTAAATAATGGTACCGAGAGTCGGACTCGAACCGACACGATGTCACCACCACCGGATTTTGAGTCCGGCGCGTCTACCAGTTCCGCCATCCCGGCAAAATACCAAGCCATATTGTAAAGCGTCTGGCCGCCCCAGGCAAGACGCATCGGACTCACCCGGTGCGCGGGAAACCGAGAGGTCGGGCTCCTCACCAACCCCATGGGCCCCACGGACCCCACGGACCCCACGGCCCCCAGGGCCCGCCGTACCAACCACCGTTGATAAACACCGTACGCGTAGCGGGTTCTGGTACCTCCACCGGCCATAAATACACCGTGCTGGCCTGCAGTTGGGGATAGGGATAATCATACCCGCCGACCTTTTCCGCTTGCACCCCGGTCACGGTACCAATAAAAGTAAGCTCCCGTCCCGCCGCGTAGAGCACCGGGTCGTAGAACCCGGGCGCACAGGCAATAAACCGCCCTTCATCCGATTTTTCCCCACCCTTGTAAGGCCGTCCATCCTGACGCAGTGGCAGCGCCATTACCGTAAAGCACGTCTCCTGAGCCTTCGGCTGCGCTTTGATGAGTGTTCCGCCCCAACGCACCAGCTTGCCGTTTTCCGCCCCTGTTTGCGCCTGACGCGGCGTAACGGACGGGAACTGCCCGCTCACCGGCGTTACCGTCGCGCACCCCCCCAGAGCCAGCGCCACGATCATACCTGTCAAGACCTTCGATATGTTCATTTCACCCTCCTGCAGCATCGCCATCGTTGACCGGTAAGCACCTCAGTATAGACCATCTTTCCGGGAATATTACTGCGTAAAACCAAGCGCCTGCAGGATGCCCCCAACCGGAACGGTCATGCGGTCCAGGACAATTCCGCGCAGAGCCCACCGCCGACGGCGTTGAAGAGGCGCAGGCGCATTCCCTGCGCCTCTGCGAGCTGACGGGCGATGGCGAGACCCAGGCCACTGCCCTCCCCATGTCCCCGGGCATCATCCAGGCGGATAAAAGGCTCAAAAACGGTCTCTAGATCCGCCTCCGGAACCCCTGGCCCCTCATCGCAAAGGCGCAACTGGGTGCGTCCCTGAGTTTTCTGGAACTCCGCCCTCACCCTCCCGCCGCCGTAACGCAGCGCATTGTCCAGCAAGTTGGACAGCAAGCGGCGCAGTGCCTCCCGATCCCCCCGGAAGGGATAACGGCGCGGCAAAGTCGCCTGCCAGTGGCCACCCTCCCTTTCAAAATCCGCTCCCACCTCGGCCAGCAGCACCATCAGATCAAAATCCGCGACCTTCGCCGACATACCGCGCCCCAACGCCAGCGATTGGGCCAGTAGTGCATCCATTCGCTCGATATCCTGCAGCATACCTTCCCGCAGGTGCTGCGGGGTGTTGTCCGGCAGCAACTCCCAGGCCATGCGCAGACGCGCCAGCGGCGAACGCAGATCATGGGAGATTCCGGTCAGCAGCAACGACTGATGGTTGATCATCGCCTGCAAACGGGTTCGCAGGTTGGCGAAGATGTTGAGGATGTTCTGGAACTCATAAGCACCGCCATGGGGCAGACTCGGCAGAGGGGCCTTCAGCGATCCGCGCAAGGCTTCCGAAATCACCTCCAAAGGCCGCAAGACCCGGCGTACCAGAATCATGGTCAGTACCAACAGCGCCAACGTAGAAAAAACAATCACAAAAATCATGGCGACGGGGAGGGAGGAAACAAGTCGTCGACGATCAAAATATACCCAGATATTGTGTCCACCGATGGGAACGGGTACCCAGAAGGTATGGGTACTTCCTCCCAGTACATAGACCGCAGCAGGTGCACCCAGGCGGCGGGAGAGTGCCCGGCTCAGCAGCCAGCTATAGATGTGACCATGGGTATGGGATACCGAACGATCCAGATGTTTGGCAATCTCCATTCCGTTATCTGCCCGCAAACTGGTTAAGAAAGCAGGACGATCTTCGGGTGACAGTTCTGTATAGGTTTTCGCGCTGATCACAATCAATCCGGCGAGATCTTCCGCTGAACGTTCAGCCAAGGGATACAGCACCGTGGCAACGACTATCAACAGCGTCAGAATCTGTAGAACGACGATACCCAGCCCCAGGGTCCACGCCGTCTGGGAAAACAATCTGCGCCCACCCTGTGAACTCATGAGGACGGAGTGAAGCGGTATCCGGCGCCACGCTCGGTTTGCAAAAAGCGGGGTTGTCGGGGATTTTCTTCAATCACCTTGCGCAGGCGCGTCACCCGGACGTCAATACTGCGATCAAAACGGCCATCTTCCTCTCCGCCCAGCAATTGCAGTAACAAATCGCGGCTGAGTATCCGGCGTGGTCGCTGTGCAAAGACCAGGAGCAGATCCATCTCTGCAGGATTCACATCGACCTCGGCATCACCCCGATAGAGTCGCCTCTCCGCCACATGCAGACAGAAGTCGCCAAAGCTGAGTTTGTCGCTGCCCTCGTCTTTCCCGCTGCGGCGTAGCAGCACCCGCAGCCGCGCCAGCAACTCCCGCGCATTGAATGGCTTGGCCAGATAGTCATCCACGCCGCTTTCCAGCCCGAGAATACGCTCGTCCTCCTCACCACGGGCGGACAGCATCAGAATGGGAGGTCCCGCCTTGCTGCGCAGGTCTTTGGCGAGGCTGATGCCGTCCTGCCCCGGCAGCATCCAGTCCAGCACGATGACATCCACCGGCCCCGCCGCCAGTTGTTGGCGCATCTGCTGCCCATTGGCGGCGAGCAGTACGGCGAGGCCCTGGGCCTGAAGAAACTCCCGCAGCATCTCTGCAAGCCGCCGATCATCATCCACTATCAAAACGACTGCCATCCCGGCCTCACAATATCCTGAAAACGGGTACCGTCCTGCATCAGGATACCAAGCCAGCAGGACGACGCTTTCCGGAAATATTCTCGAAATATGGTGGATACACTATACACCACAGGCAGCATCGGTATCCAAACCAAAAGATTGAGCGGAGCGAATAAGTCGGGCAGTCCAAGCCATCTCAGATGTCGGACAGATGGGCTGCGATACGAGTTTTGTAGCGGTTGTTTTGCGGCTATTAGACGGACCTTTGGTCCGTCTTTTTTATTCCTGGACCTAAAACGGCAGGTGGATCCGGCACCATTCTGCCCAGAAAATCATTTTCTACCGGAAATATTCCAGAAACAAAGGGTCCGTAGTCTACATTCCATGGCGCGGGGCCAAGGCCCAACCCATTCTAAGATGGGGGATCGCCCGACAGGATTTAGCGCACTGACGACCAAGGGCCGCAGTGCTTAGTTTGAAATGGTTTTGTAGCGGTTGTTTTGCGGCTATTAGACGGACCTTTGGTCCGTCTTTTTTTATGTCCCGAAAGCGATGGTATACTAGGCCCGTTCGCTCATCAAGGATGTCGCATGGACCCCAAAGCACACCGCCTCATCTGGATCGATCTGGAGATGACAGGTCTGCATCCGGGACAGGATCAGATTCTGGAAATCGCCACGCTGGTCACGGACGATAGTCTGCGGATTCTCTGCGAAGGCCCGGTACTGGCCGTCCATCAACCCGAATTCGTGCTCGCGGCGCTGGATGACTGGAACCAGCGTACCCACAGTACTTCGGGCCTCCTGCAGCGGGTCCGCGACAGCCGCCTGGATATGGCCGCCGCAGAAACCCAAACTCTGGACTTCCTGCACCAGCATGTTACCACCGGCACATCACCGATGTGCGGCAACAGCGTATGTCAGGATCGCCGATTTTTAGCCCGCCTGATGCCGCGGCTGGAACGTTTTTTTCACTATCGGATGATCGATGTGAGCACCGTCAAGGAACTCGCCACCCGCTGGTATCCGCACCTACCCAAATTTTCCAAGGCCGAGCGCCACGAAGCGCTGGCCGATATTCGCGAATCTGTTGCCGAACTCGCTTATTATCGCGAACGACTTTTCCCGCAGACACCTTTTCCAGGCTCTGGGGCTGGAAACTCCGCAACTGAATAGGCGCCGATAGTTGGCTCGCCTACCACCGCGGCTTCTTTGCCGATACGGTGCGGATGCAACCACACCAATGTTAAGATGGCTGCTTGCAGCCGGTCGGCAACCTGGCGCGGGGTGGATGCGGCATTTATTTTGGAGGCTCCAACGCGGTGGATATTGATCTCTTTTACGAACTCGCCGTACCCGCCCATATGGGTCGCAGTGAGGCTCAGGTTTATCATGAAACGCTGGATGAACTCAGCCTCGCCGATACCCTGGGTTTCCACGGCGCGTGGTTGGTGGAACACCATTTCATGCGGGAATACTCACACTCCAGTGCTCCAGAAACGGTCCTTGCCGCCGCCAGCCAGCGTACCCGGAATCTGCGTCTCGGGCACGCCGTCGTCGTCCTGCCCTACAATCACGCCATCCGGGTTGCGGAACGCGCCGCCGCCTTGGATATTCTCAGCCATGGCCGTCTGGAGATGGGCATCGGGCGAGGGTTTTCTCCCAAGGAATATCAGATTTTTGGCAATCGGATGGCGGACAGCAGGCTACACCTGCAGGAGGGGCTGCAAATCCTTCGCCAGGCCGGCGGTGGTGCTTTCAGCCATCACGGAAAACTCTACGACTTCAGTGATCTGGACATTCTTCCCAAGCCTCTCCAGCAGCCCCACCCTCCCCTGTGGGCGGCCGCCGTGAGTCCGGCAACTTTCCAGTGGGCGGCACAAGAGGCCATTGGCGTGCTTTCCGGGCCATTCAAACCCTGGTTCCTGATCAAACAGGATCTGCGTGCCTATAAAAAGACCTGGCGAGAGCACCACGGAGACGGCCCCGTGCAGGCGGGCCAAAATGGGAACTTCGCCATGACCATAGGTTGTTTATGTTTGGAAGATGCGGCCGAGGCGCGTCGGCTGGCGGAAGGTTTCACCTGGTACTACCAGCGACTCCTGGATCAGACGCGACCGGTTCTGGTACAGCTGCGCGAGAGCTATGAATACTACCATCGCCTCGGCTTTCTGGAGCCGCTGCTGCGCCGCGGCCTCAGCCTGCAACTGCTGGAGACCATGGGCATGGTCGTCGTCGGTGACCCCGACACCTGTCGTCGGCGGCTGGCCCGTTATGCCCGGGCAGGGGTAAATCGCCTGATTCTGGCCGTAGGTGCCGGGATGGTCCCCAGCGAGGTCACCCAGCGCTCGCTGCGCCTGCTGGCCGATGAGGTACTGCCGGCCCTGCGCACCTCCCCCTCCCCCCACTGATGCAGGTGCTGGTCACCGGCGCTGCGGGGCATACGGCGGCGGCTCTGCTGCCGGCCTTGCTCGCTTGGCCGTA includes:
- the sixA gene encoding phosphohistidine phosphatase SixA gives rise to the protein MQLVLVRHGKAEDPAARPSDLERELTTTGRSTVKGMAKGLRLCVSGKVVIWTSPLPRARQTADILANAFAVKKIREHDAIAAGDLEVLASDWRDLDPQPKALILVGHQPHLGNWAERLTGAVLPIKTAAALAVDLDEDNALSGMLRWYAHPKALAGLADH
- a CDS encoding LLM class flavin-dependent oxidoreductase, with the protein product MDIDLFYELAVPAHMGRSEAQVYHETLDELSLADTLGFHGAWLVEHHFMREYSHSSAPETVLAAASQRTRNLRLGHAVVVLPYNHAIRVAERAAALDILSHGRLEMGIGRGFSPKEYQIFGNRMADSRLHLQEGLQILRQAGGGAFSHHGKLYDFSDLDILPKPLQQPHPPLWAAAVSPATFQWAAQEAIGVLSGPFKPWFLIKQDLRAYKKTWREHHGDGPVQAGQNGNFAMTIGCLCLEDAAEARRLAEGFTWYYQRLLDQTRPVLVQLRESYEYYHRLGFLEPLLRRGLSLQLLETMGMVVVGDPDTCRRRLARYARAGVNRLILAVGAGMVPSEVTQRSLRLLADEVLPALRTSPSPH
- a CDS encoding response regulator; this encodes MAVVLIVDDDRRLAEMLREFLQAQGLAVLLAANGQQMRQQLAAGPVDVIVLDWMLPGQDGISLAKDLRSKAGPPILMLSARGEEDERILGLESGVDDYLAKPFNARELLARLRVLLRRSGKDEGSDKLSFGDFCLHVAERRLYRGDAEVDVNPAEMDLLLVFAQRPRRILSRDLLLQLLGGEEDGRFDRSIDVRVTRLRKVIEENPRQPRFLQTERGAGYRFTPSS
- the orn gene encoding oligoribonuclease → MDPKAHRLIWIDLEMTGLHPGQDQILEIATLVTDDSLRILCEGPVLAVHQPEFVLAALDDWNQRTHSTSGLLQRVRDSRLDMAAAETQTLDFLHQHVTTGTSPMCGNSVCQDRRFLARLMPRLERFFHYRMIDVSTVKELATRWYPHLPKFSKAERHEALADIRESVAELAYYRERLFPQTPFPGSGAGNSATE
- a CDS encoding Slp family lipoprotein, coding for MNISKVLTGMIVALALGGCATVTPVSGQFPSVTPRQAQTGAENGKLVRWGGTLIKAQPKAQETCFTVMALPLRQDGRPYKGGEKSDEGRFIACAPGFYDPVLYAAGRELTFIGTVTGVQAEKVGGYDYPYPQLQASTVYLWPVEVPEPATRTVFINGGWYGGPWGPWGPWGPWGPWGW
- a CDS encoding ATP-binding protein → MFSQTAWTLGLGIVVLQILTLLIVVATVLYPLAERSAEDLAGLIVISAKTYTELSPEDRPAFLTSLRADNGMEIAKHLDRSVSHTHGHIYSWLLSRALSRRLGAPAAVYVLGGSTHTFWVPVPIGGHNIWVYFDRRRLVSSLPVAMIFVIVFSTLALLVLTMILVRRVLRPLEVISEALRGSLKAPLPSLPHGGAYEFQNILNIFANLRTRLQAMINHQSLLLTGISHDLRSPLARLRMAWELLPDNTPQHLREGMLQDIERMDALLAQSLALGRGMSAKVADFDLMVLLAEVGADFEREGGHWQATLPRRYPFRGDREALRRLLSNLLDNALRYGGGRVRAEFQKTQGRTQLRLCDEGPGVPEADLETVFEPFIRLDDARGHGEGSGLGLAIARQLAEAQGMRLRLFNAVGGGLCAELSWTA
- a CDS encoding sugar porter family MFS transporter: MRETETRQPRKDWRFILIAIVAGLGGLLFGYDTGVVAGVLLFLNHVFHFDASMKGLFVAIALAAAAVGAAFAGALADAFGRRAVLIVAAVLFSAGAILASVAWTIPVLFLGRVMVGAAIGVSSMITPLYLSEITAAHWRGAIVTINQFYITVGIFLSYVVDYMLSGVTDGWRWMLAIGAIPGFILLGGMMILPESPRWLAGRDLIEKATAGLRFLRGRQDVSEELGDLRRDVVEGSRRAAPWSLLLERKVRKPLIIGIGLAVFQQITGINVVIYFAPTIFQDAGLSSASVSILATVGIGAVNVIMTSVAMRLLDTAGRRKILLFGLCGMLVSLIVIGIGFMIQLHGALAYIIVGMVAIFVAFFAIGLGPIFWLMISEIFPLAIRGRAMSIATVANWVSNMVISGIFLDLLLMIGRGPTFIFYASMTVLAILFTLWIVPETKGKTLEQIEDSL